Within the bacterium genome, the region CGGATCTCGGACCTGCGCGAAGCGGCGAAGGTCGCGAAGACCGGCAAGGTCAAGGATGGCGTTCGTGCACTGGTCGTACCCGGGTCGGTCGCGGTCCAGAAGCAGGCCGAAGAGGAAGGATTGCCGGCGATCTTCACCGCCGCCGGGTTCCAGTGGCGGGAGCCGGGCTGCTCGATGTGCCTCGCGATGAACCCCGACAAGCTGCAGGGCCGCGAGGTCTGCGCCTCGTCCAGCAACCGCAACTTCAAGGGCCGCCAGGGCTCGCCCTCCGGACGCACGCTCCTGATGTCGCCGGCCATGGTCGCCGCCGCCGCGATCGCGGGCGAAGTGGTCGACGTCCGAAACGTGCAGACGGAAGAGTAGGAACGATGAGCAACGACACCCTGATCAAGATCGAGCGCGTCGAAGGCCGTGGCTGCGTGGTCCGCGGCGACGACGTCGACACGGACCGGATCATCCCCGCCCGCTTCATGAAGGAAGTCACCTTCGACACGATGGGCGAGCATGCCTTCGAGGACGCCCGCAAGGACGCCAAGGGCGAGCACCCGCTCGACCAGGAGCGCTTCCAGGGGTCGTCGATCCTGGTCGTCGGTCAGAACTTCGGCTGCGGTTCGAGCCGCGAACACGCGCCGCAGGCGCTCATGCGCTTCGGTTTCAATGCCTTCATCGGCGGCAGCTTCGCCGAGATCTTCTTCGGCAACTGCACCGCCCTCGGACTGCCCTGCGTGACGCTCGCGCCCGCGGATCTCTCGACCGTCATGGACTCGATCGAGCTCGACCCCCAGCAGAACGTCGAGATCGACGTGCAGGCGAGCAAGGTCCGCTGCCGCGCGGGCGAATTCGACGCCGGCATTCCGGCGGGCACGCGCAAGATGCTCCTCGAGGGGTCCTGGGACGCGACCCGCGTCCTGCTCGAGGCCGGCGATCTGATCGAGGAGACGGCGAAGGCCCTGCCCTATGTGGAGCTGCCGGCCTAGCGATCCGCGTCGCCTACTTCCCGCTGAAGTCCGGATCCCGCTTCTCGACGAAGGCCGTCGTGCCCTCGACGCGATCGTCGCTCGCGAACGAGAGGCCGAAGGCGCGCTGCTCGAGGGCGTGGGCGAGACGCACGTCGGCGTCCTGGCCCTGCTGCATGACCTCCTTCGCGAGGCGGGTCGCGACGGGGCCCCGCGAAGCGATTCGTTCGCCGGCGGCGATCGCCGCGGGCAGCAGCTCCTCGGGCTCGAAGACCCGGTTCACGAGCCGGATCCGGGCGGCCTCCGCGGCCGAGATCGGATCGGCGACCAGGACGAGCTCCTTCGCCCACGCGAGCCCCACCCGGCGGACGAGTCGACTCGTCCCGCCGAAGCCCGGGATGAGCCCCAGGCCCGTCTCGGGCTGGCCGATCTTCGCCTTCGTCGACGCGTAGATGAAGTCGCAGCTGAGGGCGAGCTCGCAGCCGCCGCCCAGGGCGAAGCCGTTGACCGCTGCGATCGTGGGAATCGGCAGCTCCTCGAGCCGGCCGAAGATCCGGTGGGCGCGGGCGGAGAAGGCCTCGGCCTCGAGGGGCGTCATGTC harbors:
- a CDS encoding 3-isopropylmalate dehydratase small subunit; protein product: MSNDTLIKIERVEGRGCVVRGDDVDTDRIIPARFMKEVTFDTMGEHAFEDARKDAKGEHPLDQERFQGSSILVVGQNFGCGSSREHAPQALMRFGFNAFIGGSFAEIFFGNCTALGLPCVTLAPADLSTVMDSIELDPQQNVEIDVQASKVRCRAGEFDAGIPAGTRKMLLEGSWDATRVLLEAGDLIEETAKALPYVELPA
- a CDS encoding enoyl-CoA hydratase-related protein, translated to MADVVRLEKQGAVAIVTIDRPEALNALNGEVIGAVGTTIDAIEADDGVQAVVVTGEGRAFVAGADITEMKDMTPLEAEAFSARAHRIFGRLEELPIPTIAAVNGFALGGGCELALSCDFIYASTKAKIGQPETGLGLIPGFGGTSRLVRRVGLAWAKELVLVADPISAAEAARIRLVNRVFEPEELLPAAIAAGERIASRGPVATRLAKEVMQQGQDADVRLAHALEQRAFGLSFASDDRVEGTTAFVEKRDPDFSGK